In bacterium, the DNA window TACCACGCACTCATCCGGCCCGCCGTCCTGACCAGCGCGCTGGGGTACTCCCTTGCCGGCGCATCCGTCATCGTCGACCTGGGACGGTACTGGAACGTCTGGAAGATCCCCCTGATCTGGAACTGGAACCGGAACTCGGTGCTCCTCGAAGTGGCAGTGTGCATCATGACCTACGTGGTCGTCCTCTGGATCGAGTTGGCCCCGGCGTTCCTCGAGGTCTGGGAGGAACAGGAAAAGTACCCGCTCCTCTGCCGGGCGGCACGCCGCGTCCACGGATGGCTCAACCGGTACCTGATCGCGATCCTCGCCCTGGGGATCCTCCTCCCCACGATGCACCAGTCGTCCCTCGGCTCCCTCATGCTGGTCATGACGAGCAAGCTCCACAAGCTCTGGCATACGCCGCTTCTCCCCTTCCTCTTCCTGTTGACGGCGGTCCTTATGGGCTATGCGGCGGTCATCTTCGAATCGGCGCTGGCGGACGAGGTATTCGACCGGCCGCGGGAGACGAAGATCCTCGCTTCCATGTCCGGGATCATGGTGGCCGTCCTGTTCATCTTCCTCGGCGTGCGGATCGTCGATCTCGCCCTGCGGGGACGGTTGGGGCTCGTTGCAAGGCTGGACTTCTATAGCTGGATGTTCCTGCTGGAGATGGCGCTGTTCCTCGCGGCGGCCCTTCTGCTTCTTTCCAGGAAGCGAAGGAACAACCCGGGAGTCGAGCTGTTCTCCGCGATCCTGATGATGCTCGGCGGATCGCTGTACCGGTTCGACACGTTCCTGGTCGGGTTCCAGCCCGGTCCCGGATGGTCCTACTTCCCGACGATCCCGGAGATGGCGGTCACCATCGGCTTCGTCGCCTTCGAGGTCCTGGCGTAT includes these proteins:
- the hybB gene encoding Ni/Fe-hydrogenase cytochrome b subunit, with product RPFIACLAVFVLSIVVLAWRFVVGLGPTTGMNDGYPWGIWIAFDVVTGTALACGGYSVAILCYAFNKGKYHALIRPAVLTSALGYSLAGASVIVDLGRYWNVWKIPLIWNWNRNSVLLEVAVCIMTYVVVLWIELAPAFLEVWEEQEKYPLLCRAARRVHGWLNRYLIAILALGILLPTMHQSSLGSLMLVMTSKLHKLWHTPLLPFLFLLTAVLMGYAAVIFESALADEVFDRPRETKILASMSGIMVAVLFIFLGVRIVDLALRGRLGLVARLDFYSWMFLLEMALFLAAALLLLSRKRRNNPGVELFSAILMMLGGSLYRFDTFLVGFQPGPGWSYFPTIPEMAVTIGFVAFEVLAYLFIVKTFPILHTGIPPHALGAAAPKPSG